The following nucleotide sequence is from Coffea eugenioides isolate CCC68of chromosome 10, Ceug_1.0, whole genome shotgun sequence.
GATCGGTATCTCTCTCCCGGTTGCTTGAAGTTGTTCTCCTTCGGAATAACAcactgccaaaaaaaaaaaaccacaaattTTAGGGTCACATCATTATCATATTTCACCAATCCAAAGGTCCAGCAGGACCAAAGACAATTCCAAAATTCAAAGAGAAATTCCAATCCATCAGCTAAGAACAAAGGCACTTGAGGAGAAGGCATGTAGACCTCCAAAGATCCCATGCAAGAAAAGAAACTATAGCAAGTACCATTAGCAGAAAAAGCAATAGCTCAATGGCTGGCATCCATAGTTTGCTCACAGGAAAACAGATAATGTCATGTTCAAGAAAGGGAGTAAGTTCTACTCGTTAATGTTCAGTATATCGCTTCAAAGGAGGACAGTTTGCAGCAGAGCAACTAAGGGCCTATTCTCAAATaattccaaatacctgattttaGCTTTTGATTCTTAAGAATTTAGTTTCTCTCTGTTGTCAATTGCCTTTTAAAACCTGCTTTTGGCTTTTTTGGAGCAAAATAGATGAAAATCAGAAGCGGCAAAACAGCTGCTTTTGGTACCAATTCTGCCAATTCTGAAAACTAGAAGCGATTGAGAacaaaccacaaaattcaagaCCTATTTATCACTTTCTTCCTCCTACTCATCTACATGCACTCTCTCCTATTTTAGGAGAGAGGAGGGGGAGGGAGGGGAGAAGCAAAGATTATGTATCATATATTCTTCAAATCCCAAGATGAAGTTATTAAGAGAACCGATTTTCCCAGATTTGATTAACTGCATAAAggtatcaattttttttccatagTTCCTTTATCTAGATTCAAACAACAGCAAGAGCCTGAAAGTAAGCAAATCTACTCATAGAAACTCACCCTGTCACGCTTTCCTCTCAGGACAGTAGAGGGGATGGGATGCCTCGCAGCATGACGAACAGGATCGAACCTTGAAGGGAAATAATCGACCTGAAAAAACATTGAACAAAAAAGTTTAGTACAACTAAGCATAAGATAAGCCCATTTTAACTCCCATTCACAAAGTCcctaagccaaaaaaaaaaaaactgaagtGATTTTATTGTAAAGCAACTACACAACAAAGTTGGAAAAACAGAATGGGTACTACTTCTggcattttttcatttttcaaactGTCCTCTATGCCTTGAGTCATGACCAATATGTTATAAGATAGCTTTCCACTCAACTCTTATTTACCCACTAATTCTTCATAACCTATTTATTTCACACATAGAATTTCCATTTTCACAGTACATAAAAATGAAGAACATCGATCTATCTGTCGGTGACTTCTTATCTCCAATCTTGAACATCTACAAGTTTTCATATCAACCACCAAGTTTATATTCACAACCACCTCATGTCACAAAAATGGTATCTAATGAAAAGTTACTTTATACCAGCAACCAGTCATAGATAATTATATTTACTAAATCACATAAAATGTAACCTTAAATGCTGAGTTTAACCAGGAAACTAACTGGTATAAAGAACAAGCAGGATGTCCTCAAAATGAAGACCAAATTAGAGAACGAGGCATAATTTGCGGTtcattattaccaaaagagggATCAGTACCTCTTCATCCCGGTGCATGAAGTTCATGAAACCATCATAGTGATTGTTGTGATGAGCACACTTGGGAGCATTTACTGGAAGCTGCATATAGTTTGGGCCAAGACGGTGTCGCTGGGTATCACCATATGCGAATATACGAGTCTGGAGCAGCTTGTCCTCTGTATAATATATCCCAGGTACAACAAAGGCAGGGTTAAATGCAAGCTGCTCGGTCTCAGCAAAGTAGTTGTCAATATTCTTGTTCAATACCAACCGGCCCACAGGTTGCAAAGGCAAAATATCTTCAGGCCAGATCTTGCTTACATCAAGCGGATCAAAATCAAACCGATCTTCATGATCAGGATCCATAATCTGGATAAAAAGTCTCCACTCCGGATAGTTTCCAGCAGCAATTGAGTCATAGAGATCCTGGGTAGCATGGCTATGATTTGATCCTCCAACCTTAATAGCTTCTTCCTCCAACAGGTTCTTCACTCCACAGGTTGGCTTCCAGTGGAACTTCACATAATGAGCTTTTCCAGCCTTGTCGATCAGAGTGTAAGCATGGACGCCAAAGCCTTCCATATGCCTGTAATCTTGTGGAATGCCGACATCATCTAAGAAGAAAGCAAACGTAAGCAAGCTCTCAGGATGATAGGAGAAGAAATCAAGGATTCTCCAATACTCCTGGATGTGGGTCTTTGGATTTGGTTTCAGAGCATGGATCGAATCTGGGAATTTCATTGCATCACGAACAAAAAAGACGGGGGTATTGTTTCCCACCAAATCGAAATTACCCTATCCAGATGCACAAAGCAACCATCAGCAGCTTATCAAGAGTGTCCAAGAAAATGCAGACCAAGAACTACATAAAACACCAACCACATAATCCAAGTCCCCTGAGATCATCTATTGTGCCCGGAAAGCTTATGTCCCTAGTTGTGGTGCTTACAAGTTAATTGAATGGATAAGCTGCATCTTGCTACTAAATCAACATACGCTTTCAGAAGGGGAAGCTCCCAATTTTTACAACGCCAAAGTGTGCTATGTGTGTGGTGGAGGGCAACAAAGTTAGGACAACTATTAGTCGTGTTTTATTCACATCCATATGTGTTGAATTTGAGAACTTCAATGCCATGGAATACCAAAGGAAGGCTTCACAATGGTTGGCTAATTGGCAAAAATTATAAATTGCTAGAATGACACGTCCAATTGAGCAGCTGTACATCATGCAAATTCAGCTCTTCAAAATTCTGTGATTGTCTCTAAGAACAACTCGTATCCATTACTTTCCAGATATGAGACAAAGAGGCTTGACATGTTAACTAAACAACACATGTCAGTGGCTTTCTGCTGATTTAATTCTTAATATGTGCGCAGCATATGAATCCATCTAGTTGACTGACGGATTAGCAGAACTATTTTCTGAAGGAAAACAACAGAACTTACCTCCCTAGTGTAAAATTTCACAGCAAAACCTCGGATGTCCCTGAGGGTTTCAGGACTTCCACGCTCATGAACAACAGTTGAGAAACGGACAATGACAGGTGTCTGAAC
It contains:
- the LOC113749381 gene encoding catalase isozyme 3-like, which gives rise to MDPYKHRPSSAFNSPFWTTSSGAPVWDNNSSLTVGTRGPVLLEDYHLVEKLANFDRERIPERVVHARGASAKGFFEVTHDISNLTCADFLRAPGVQTPVIVRFSTVVHERGSPETLRDIRGFAVKFYTREGNFDLVGNNTPVFFVRDAMKFPDSIHALKPNPKTHIQEYWRILDFFSYHPESLLTFAFFLDDVGIPQDYRHMEGFGVHAYTLIDKAGKAHYVKFHWKPTCGVKNLLEEEAIKVGGSNHSHATQDLYDSIAAGNYPEWRLFIQIMDPDHEDRFDFDPLDVSKIWPEDILPLQPVGRLVLNKNIDNYFAETEQLAFNPAFVVPGIYYTEDKLLQTRIFAYGDTQRHRLGPNYMQLPVNAPKCAHHNNHYDGFMNFMHRDEEVDYFPSRFDPVRHAARHPIPSTVLRGKRDRCVIPKENNFKQPGERYRSWAPDRQERFICRWVDILSDARVTHEIRSIWISYWSQADKSLGQKIATRLNVRPTM